In one window of Streptomyces roseofulvus DNA:
- a CDS encoding dihydrodipicolinate synthase family protein, protein MTDTRTRPWHGIMVATTLPLREDLSVDLDAYAAHVRWLLDNGCDGVVPNGSLGEYQTLTDAERAAVVRTAVEAAGDGSRVMPGVAAYGSAESRRWAEQAAEAGAGSVLLLPPNAYRADEEAVRVHYAEVARAGLPIVAYNNPIDTKVDLTPALLARLHADGNIVAVKEFSGDVRRAYEIAELAPGLDLLIGADDVLLELAVAGAVGWIAGYPNALPESAATLYRAAVAGDLATALPLYKALHSLYRWDSKTEFVQAIKLSMDLAGRPGGPTRPPRLPLTGTAETAVRAATEKVLAEGLR, encoded by the coding sequence ATGACCGACACCCGCACCCGCCCCTGGCACGGCATCATGGTCGCCACCACCCTGCCGCTGCGCGAGGACCTCTCCGTCGACCTCGACGCCTACGCCGCCCACGTCCGCTGGCTCCTCGACAACGGCTGCGACGGCGTCGTCCCCAACGGCTCCCTGGGCGAGTACCAGACCCTCACCGACGCCGAGCGCGCCGCGGTCGTCCGCACCGCCGTCGAGGCCGCCGGCGACGGCTCCCGCGTCATGCCCGGCGTCGCCGCCTACGGCTCCGCCGAATCCCGCCGCTGGGCCGAGCAGGCCGCCGAGGCCGGCGCCGGCTCCGTCCTCCTCCTGCCGCCCAACGCCTACCGCGCCGACGAGGAGGCCGTCCGCGTCCACTACGCCGAGGTCGCCCGCGCCGGGCTGCCGATCGTCGCCTACAACAACCCCATCGACACCAAGGTCGACCTCACCCCGGCCCTCCTCGCCCGCCTCCACGCCGACGGGAACATCGTCGCCGTCAAGGAGTTCAGCGGCGACGTCCGCCGCGCCTACGAGATCGCCGAACTCGCCCCCGGACTCGACCTCCTCATCGGCGCCGACGACGTCCTCCTGGAGCTGGCCGTCGCGGGCGCCGTCGGCTGGATCGCCGGCTACCCCAACGCCCTGCCCGAGTCCGCCGCCACCCTCTACCGGGCCGCCGTCGCCGGCGACCTCGCCACCGCGCTGCCGCTCTACAAGGCCCTGCACTCCCTCTACCGCTGGGACTCCAAGACCGAGTTCGTCCAGGCCATCAAGCTCTCCATGGACCTCGCCGGGCGCCCCGGCGGCCCCACCCGCCCGCCGCGCCTGCCGCTCACCGGCACCGCCGAGACCGCCGTCCGCGCCGCCACCGAGAAGGTCCTCGCCGAAGGACTCCGCTGA
- a CDS encoding FAD-dependent oxidoreductase translates to MTTSPSDPAARADLAVVGAGPAGLAAAVTAAALGLTVTLLDAGARPGGQYYRHPDPALGATRPQALHHDWAAFAGREAELRAYERSGRVRYLSERQVWSVTGSGTDWTLHSRTDEGAGAPVRARAVLLATGAYERQLPFPGWTLPGVVGAGGAQAMLKSGLVLPGRRVVVAGSGPLLLAVAASLAAAGARVPAVVEAGGYGPYARHTGTLLRNPAKLAEGALYGGALLRHQVRPLLRHAVVEAHGTDRVEAVTVARLDRDWRPVPGTARRIPCDALAVGHGLVPELSLATALGCATRTAADGTVALVLTPGLRTSVPGVWAAGETGGVGGARLALAEGEIAAHTIAGRAVPAALARRRARLRAFADAMGAAHRPGEGWTGWLREETAVCRCEEVPAGRVREAVEELGATDARTVKLLTRAGMGWCQGRMCGPAVAALAGGGPAPDRRPLACPVRLGQLAELPAD, encoded by the coding sequence ATGACGACCTCGCCGTCTGACCCCGCCGCCCGCGCCGACCTCGCCGTCGTCGGCGCCGGGCCCGCCGGCCTCGCCGCCGCCGTCACCGCCGCCGCCCTCGGCCTCACCGTCACCCTGCTCGACGCGGGCGCCCGCCCCGGCGGCCAGTACTACCGCCACCCCGACCCGGCCCTCGGCGCCACCCGCCCTCAGGCCCTGCACCACGACTGGGCCGCCTTCGCCGGCCGCGAGGCCGAGCTGCGCGCGTACGAACGATCGGGCCGCGTACGGTATCTGTCGGAGCGTCAGGTGTGGAGCGTGACCGGGTCCGGCACGGACTGGACCCTCCACTCCCGCACCGACGAAGGGGCCGGAGCGCCCGTCCGCGCCCGCGCCGTGCTGCTCGCCACCGGGGCGTACGAGCGCCAGCTGCCCTTCCCCGGCTGGACCCTCCCCGGCGTCGTCGGCGCCGGGGGAGCCCAGGCCATGCTGAAGAGCGGGCTCGTGCTGCCGGGGCGCCGCGTGGTCGTCGCGGGCAGCGGCCCGCTGCTGCTCGCCGTCGCCGCCTCGCTGGCCGCCGCCGGCGCCCGCGTCCCCGCCGTCGTCGAGGCGGGCGGCTATGGGCCGTACGCCCGCCACACCGGCACCCTGCTGCGCAACCCGGCCAAGCTCGCCGAGGGCGCCCTCTACGGAGGTGCGTTGCTCCGCCACCAGGTCCGTCCGCTGCTCCGGCACGCCGTCGTCGAGGCGCACGGCACCGACCGGGTCGAGGCGGTGACCGTCGCCCGGCTCGACCGCGACTGGCGGCCCGTGCCCGGCACCGCCCGGCGCATCCCCTGCGACGCGCTCGCCGTCGGCCACGGCCTGGTCCCCGAACTCTCCCTCGCCACCGCGCTCGGCTGCGCCACCCGCACCGCCGCCGACGGCACCGTCGCCCTCGTCCTCACCCCCGGCCTGCGCACCTCGGTGCCGGGGGTCTGGGCGGCGGGCGAGACCGGCGGCGTCGGAGGAGCCCGACTCGCCCTCGCCGAGGGCGAGATCGCGGCCCACACGATCGCCGGACGGGCCGTCCCGGCCGCCCTCGCCCGGCGCCGCGCCCGGCTGCGGGCCTTCGCCGACGCCATGGGCGCCGCCCACCGGCCCGGCGAAGGCTGGACCGGCTGGCTCCGCGAGGAGACCGCCGTCTGCCGCTGCGAGGAGGTGCCCGCGGGGCGCGTCCGCGAGGCGGTGGAGGAGCTGGGCGCCACCGACGCGCGGACCGTCAAGCTGCTGACCCGGGCGGGGATGGGCTGGTGCCAGGGCCGCATGTGCGGTCCCGCGGTGGCCGCCCTCGCCGGCGGCGGGCCTGCTCCCGACCGGCGCCCGCTGGCCTGCCCCGTCCGCCTCGGCCAGCTCGCCGAGCTCCCCGCCGACTAG
- a CDS encoding (2Fe-2S)-binding protein: MSRRTPRDLVGGAPQETFTFRFDGRDIPAAAGQTVAAALWGAGVLAWRTTRHGGEPRGAFCGIGQCFDCLVTVDGTPNRRACLVPARPGGLVTSQEGTGHDDLAV, encoded by the coding sequence TTGAGCCGCCGCACCCCGCGCGACCTCGTCGGAGGCGCGCCGCAGGAGACCTTCACCTTCCGCTTCGACGGGCGGGACATCCCGGCCGCCGCCGGTCAGACCGTGGCCGCCGCCCTCTGGGGCGCGGGCGTCCTCGCCTGGCGCACCACCCGGCACGGCGGCGAACCGCGCGGCGCCTTCTGCGGCATCGGCCAGTGCTTCGACTGCCTCGTCACCGTCGACGGCACCCCGAACCGCCGCGCCTGCCTCGTCCCGGCCCGCCCCGGCGGCCTCGTCACCAGCCAGGAGGGAACCGGCCATGACGACCTCGCCGTCTGA
- a CDS encoding FAD-binding oxidoreductase produces MPKRHSPDVVIIGAGVVGAACAYYATRSGLTVAVVDRGPVAGGTTGAGEGNLLVSDKEAGPELDLALLSTRLWRELSATLPPETEYEPKGGLVVAPDESALKALRAFAEGQRAAGVDAAEIPADRLADLEPHLAHGLAGGFHYPQDAQVQPAQAAARLLAASGAALHLGEEVTAILRDPSGAVRGVRTARRELLAPAVVNAAGTWGGEVARLAGAHLPVLPRRGFVLVTEPLPRIVRHKVYAADYIADVASGSAALQSSAVVEGTPGGPVLIGATRERVGFDRTLSTEALRRLAAQAAALFPVLADVQVLRAYHGFRPYLPDHLPAIGADPRVPGLHHACGHEGAGIGLAPATGALVAAALTGAAPPLDPAPFRPGRDFGPADTIPPQEQQS; encoded by the coding sequence GTGCCCAAGAGACACTCCCCGGACGTCGTGATCATCGGAGCCGGCGTCGTCGGCGCCGCCTGCGCCTACTACGCCACCCGCTCCGGACTCACCGTCGCCGTGGTCGACCGCGGTCCCGTCGCGGGCGGTACCACCGGCGCCGGGGAAGGCAATCTGCTCGTCTCCGACAAGGAGGCGGGCCCCGAGCTCGACCTCGCGCTGCTGTCCACGAGACTCTGGCGCGAACTCTCCGCGACACTCCCGCCGGAGACCGAGTACGAGCCCAAGGGCGGGCTCGTCGTGGCGCCCGACGAGTCCGCCCTCAAGGCCCTCCGCGCCTTCGCGGAGGGCCAGCGGGCGGCCGGCGTCGACGCCGCCGAGATCCCCGCCGACCGGCTCGCCGACCTCGAACCCCATCTCGCCCACGGCCTCGCCGGCGGCTTCCACTACCCGCAGGACGCCCAGGTCCAGCCCGCCCAGGCCGCCGCCCGGCTGCTCGCCGCCTCCGGCGCCGCGCTCCACCTCGGCGAGGAGGTCACGGCGATCCTCCGCGACCCCTCCGGCGCCGTCCGCGGGGTGCGCACCGCCCGCCGTGAACTCCTCGCCCCCGCCGTCGTCAACGCCGCCGGCACCTGGGGCGGCGAGGTCGCCCGGCTCGCCGGCGCCCACCTGCCCGTGCTGCCCCGCCGCGGCTTCGTCCTCGTCACCGAACCCCTGCCGCGGATCGTCCGCCACAAGGTCTACGCCGCCGACTACATCGCCGACGTGGCCAGCGGCTCCGCCGCCCTCCAGTCCTCCGCCGTCGTCGAGGGCACCCCCGGCGGGCCCGTCCTCATCGGCGCCACCCGGGAACGCGTCGGCTTCGACCGCACCCTCTCCACCGAGGCGCTGCGCCGGCTCGCCGCCCAGGCCGCGGCGCTCTTCCCGGTCCTCGCGGACGTCCAGGTGCTCCGCGCCTACCACGGTTTCCGCCCCTACCTCCCGGACCACCTCCCGGCGATCGGCGCCGACCCGCGCGTCCCCGGCCTCCACCACGCGTGCGGCCACGAGGGGGCGGGCATCGGCCTCGCCCCCGCCACCGGCGCCCTCGTCGCCGCCGCCCTCACCGGCGCCGCGCCGCCGCTCGACCCGGCGCCCTTCCGGCCCGGGCGCGACTTCGGCCCCGCAGACACGATCCCCCCGCAGGAGCAGCAGAGTTGA
- a CDS encoding collagenase, whose product MSQHKVVRSSLLATAIAVTLVASAGQAATQAAEAPAPRAAGAALPGAFAPAAEPNPFDEVERFANARSAKPAPAPAPGGTGDTRARVPGQAGKSAKTKAEQQAAPAATTLVAGVPCTLDGISGLSPTAFADFLADPAVTAAGCLNGLIWTWDARLARVMSDAHVQAVAQRISALAAAHDGRNSSHLEEMFTYLHAVAYHDFSRSEIDITDAPTVDAVRRAIAAFGSAARTFDVTASNARTLREALYIGSAPGLRQHQLGLITKVLATMDAAHPATNQDPTWAGAALAALSVNYLGIYSGNQDAAFHAAVAADPAYRAVFKAFAGHTHLKGTANAWVVRDALSEYGRFGEVAGLRGGVVADLGALIGPVESAWGSGSQPWAKIVSWLNFYDACAPYHVCKADIEARIFPYTYTYDTGTGAALKVRTGLDRATVDQLYYASKQVKAQFHRVVGSEQPLAGDPNTTLNIVLYGSRADYENYHPIITGYDTNNGGIYIENGATFYTYQRRVPQDSSLTLEELFRHEYTHYLNGRFAVPGFFGQGPWYQGDRTTFMDEGTAEFFDGATRDDGIAVRRSLVRGIINDTAGGGPRMNLRQILHATYDGDGFRFYNYAGTFFEFLWTERPSLIREMYTRLRADDVAGYDAWRERLSSDAGLQQAYDRFLDAQIAKVDELFVPNTTYTPNAQLTYSTVAGVKAAFANATYNTPDCVENGEPGKRRFVCTGRITANLANANSDDQNFKDMSETVDYFILDRAGEALNNLADMNCSFGPVQIWSNRVAGTSDFRCEGPLRS is encoded by the coding sequence GTGTCCCAGCACAAAGTCGTGCGCTCCTCCCTCCTCGCCACCGCGATCGCGGTGACCCTGGTGGCCTCCGCCGGCCAGGCCGCGACCCAGGCCGCCGAGGCGCCCGCGCCGCGCGCCGCCGGCGCCGCCCTGCCCGGCGCCTTCGCGCCCGCCGCCGAGCCGAACCCCTTCGACGAGGTGGAACGATTCGCCAACGCCCGGTCGGCCAAGCCCGCCCCGGCCCCCGCCCCCGGCGGCACCGGCGACACCCGGGCCCGCGTCCCCGGCCAGGCCGGGAAGAGTGCCAAGACCAAGGCCGAGCAGCAGGCCGCCCCCGCCGCCACCACCCTCGTGGCAGGCGTCCCGTGCACCCTCGACGGGATCTCCGGGCTCTCCCCGACCGCCTTCGCCGACTTCCTCGCCGACCCCGCCGTCACCGCCGCCGGCTGTCTGAACGGCCTGATCTGGACCTGGGACGCGCGCCTCGCCCGGGTGATGTCCGACGCCCACGTGCAGGCGGTCGCCCAGCGCATATCCGCCCTGGCCGCCGCCCACGACGGCCGCAACTCCTCCCACCTGGAGGAGATGTTCACCTACCTGCACGCCGTCGCCTACCACGACTTCTCGCGCTCCGAGATCGACATCACCGACGCCCCGACCGTCGACGCCGTCCGCCGCGCCATCGCCGCCTTCGGCTCCGCCGCCCGCACCTTCGACGTCACCGCGTCCAACGCCCGCACCCTCCGCGAGGCCCTCTACATCGGCAGCGCCCCCGGCCTGCGCCAGCACCAGCTCGGCCTCATCACCAAGGTGCTCGCCACCATGGACGCGGCGCACCCCGCCACGAACCAGGACCCGACCTGGGCCGGCGCCGCGCTCGCCGCGCTCTCCGTCAACTACCTGGGCATCTACTCCGGCAACCAGGACGCCGCCTTCCATGCCGCCGTCGCCGCCGACCCGGCCTACCGCGCCGTCTTCAAGGCGTTCGCCGGCCACACCCACCTCAAGGGCACCGCCAACGCCTGGGTCGTCCGCGACGCGCTGAGCGAGTACGGCCGCTTCGGCGAGGTCGCCGGCCTGCGCGGCGGCGTCGTCGCCGACCTCGGCGCGCTGATCGGCCCCGTCGAGTCCGCCTGGGGCTCCGGCAGCCAGCCCTGGGCCAAGATCGTCTCGTGGCTGAACTTCTACGACGCCTGCGCCCCGTACCACGTCTGCAAGGCCGACATCGAGGCCCGGATCTTCCCGTACACGTACACCTACGACACGGGCACCGGCGCCGCCCTCAAGGTCCGCACCGGCCTCGACCGCGCCACCGTCGACCAGCTGTACTACGCGAGCAAGCAGGTCAAGGCGCAGTTCCACCGGGTGGTCGGCAGCGAGCAGCCGCTGGCCGGCGACCCCAACACCACCCTGAACATCGTCCTGTACGGCTCGCGGGCCGACTACGAGAACTACCACCCGATCATCACCGGCTACGACACGAACAACGGCGGCATCTACATCGAGAACGGCGCCACCTTCTACACGTACCAGCGCCGCGTCCCGCAGGACTCCTCGCTCACCCTCGAAGAGCTCTTCCGCCACGAGTACACCCACTACCTCAACGGCCGCTTCGCCGTCCCCGGCTTCTTCGGCCAGGGCCCCTGGTACCAGGGCGACCGGACCACCTTCATGGACGAGGGCACCGCCGAGTTCTTCGACGGCGCCACCCGCGACGACGGCATCGCCGTCCGCCGGTCCCTGGTGCGCGGCATCATCAACGACACCGCCGGCGGCGGCCCCCGCATGAACCTGCGGCAGATCCTGCACGCCACCTACGACGGCGACGGCTTCCGCTTCTACAACTACGCGGGCACCTTCTTCGAGTTCCTGTGGACCGAGCGCCCCTCGCTGATCCGCGAGATGTACACCCGGCTGCGCGCCGACGACGTCGCCGGCTACGACGCCTGGCGCGAGCGGCTCAGCTCCGACGCGGGACTCCAGCAGGCGTACGACCGCTTCCTCGACGCGCAGATCGCCAAGGTCGACGAGCTGTTCGTCCCGAACACGACCTACACCCCCAACGCGCAGCTCACGTACTCGACCGTCGCCGGGGTGAAGGCCGCCTTCGCCAACGCCACCTACAACACCCCGGACTGCGTCGAGAACGGCGAGCCCGGCAAGCGCCGCTTCGTCTGCACCGGCCGGATCACCGCGAACCTGGCGAACGCGAACAGCGACGACCAGAACTTCAAGGACATGTCCGAGACGGTCGACTACTTCATCCTCGACCGCGCGGGCGAGGCGCTGAACAACCTGGCCGACATGAACTGCAGCTTCGGCCCGGTCCAGATCTGGTCCAACCGGGTCGCGGGCACGTCGGACTTCCGCTGCGAAGGCCCGCTGCGCAGCTGA
- a CDS encoding tetratricopeptide repeat protein: MATDRHGTTLHACTPEGADHLDRAVEALLFFRPEVSTAVEDALAASPESPDAQAFAVYLGVLGTEHTAAAAARARFGRYLAGRDTSALPARERLHLAAAGACLAGDLHGAGDLLEELSLAYPRDVLALFAGHQLDFLTGDAVRLRDRIGGALSAWGRADGAWGPLLGMYAFGLEESGHYRRAEETGLAAVERHPRDVWAVHAVTHTYEMQGRIAEGVAFLDARADDWARGNYLTVHNWWHYALYCLEAGAEETALRVYDAAVHSAESAGLAMELLDAAALLWRMRLAGREEPERWARLADAWAARADPPFYAFNDAHAVMAHVGAGRIAAAEALVADRRRWLAEGGEDRRTLANHAMTAEIGLPVCEALLAQGRGDHAAVVALLWPVRRRIQVLGGSHAQRDAVQRTLLESALAAGDHDRARLLLSERDGLRPDSPYTWLGRARLADALGDAALAAVARERAAGAAKGLRPTAPGLGAVPNTRR; encoded by the coding sequence TTGGCGACCGACCGTCACGGCACCACCCTGCACGCCTGCACACCCGAGGGGGCGGACCATCTGGACCGGGCCGTCGAGGCCCTGCTCTTCTTCCGGCCCGAGGTCTCCACGGCCGTCGAGGACGCGCTCGCGGCGAGCCCCGAGTCGCCCGACGCCCAGGCGTTCGCCGTCTATCTGGGGGTGCTGGGCACCGAACACACCGCCGCCGCCGCGGCCCGCGCGCGCTTCGGGCGGTATCTCGCCGGCCGCGACACGAGCGCCCTGCCCGCGCGCGAGCGGCTCCATCTGGCGGCCGCCGGGGCCTGTCTCGCGGGGGACCTGCACGGGGCGGGCGACCTCCTGGAGGAGCTGTCCCTCGCGTACCCGAGGGACGTGCTCGCGCTCTTCGCCGGCCACCAGCTGGACTTCCTCACCGGGGACGCCGTCCGGCTGCGGGACCGGATCGGCGGGGCCCTGTCGGCGTGGGGGAGGGCGGACGGGGCCTGGGGGCCGCTGCTCGGCATGTACGCCTTCGGCCTGGAGGAGTCCGGGCACTACCGGCGCGCGGAGGAGACCGGACTCGCGGCGGTCGAGCGGCACCCGAGGGACGTGTGGGCGGTGCACGCCGTCACCCACACCTACGAGATGCAGGGCCGGATCGCCGAGGGCGTCGCCTTCCTCGACGCGCGCGCGGACGACTGGGCCCGGGGCAACTACCTGACCGTGCACAACTGGTGGCACTACGCCCTGTACTGCCTGGAGGCGGGCGCCGAGGAGACCGCGCTGCGCGTCTACGACGCCGCCGTGCACTCCGCGGAGTCGGCGGGGCTCGCGATGGAACTGCTCGACGCCGCGGCGCTGTTGTGGCGGATGCGGCTGGCGGGGCGGGAGGAGCCGGAGCGGTGGGCGCGCCTCGCCGACGCCTGGGCCGCGCGGGCCGATCCGCCGTTCTACGCCTTCAACGACGCCCACGCGGTGATGGCCCACGTGGGGGCGGGCCGGATCGCGGCGGCGGAGGCGCTGGTGGCCGACCGCCGGCGGTGGCTGGCCGAGGGCGGCGAGGACCGGCGGACCCTGGCCAACCACGCCATGACGGCCGAGATCGGACTCCCCGTCTGCGAGGCGCTGCTGGCGCAGGGGCGGGGCGACCACGCGGCCGTGGTCGCGCTGCTGTGGCCGGTCCGGCGCCGGATCCAGGTGCTCGGGGGCAGCCACGCCCAGCGCGACGCCGTCCAGCGGACGCTGCTGGAGTCGGCGCTCGCCGCCGGGGACCACGACCGGGCGCGGCTGCTGCTGAGCGAGCGGGACGGGCTGCGGCCGGACAGTCCGTACACCTGGCTGGGCCGGGCCCGGCTGGCCGACGCGCTCGGCGACGCGGCGCTCGCGGCGGTGGCGCGGGAGCGGGCGGCGGGTGCGGCGAAGGGGCTGCGGCCGACGGCGCCCGGGCTCGGAGCCGTACCGAACACCCGCCGCTGA
- a CDS encoding bifunctional serine/threonine-protein kinase/glutamate ABC transporter substrate-binding protein translates to MVDGRFELVDRLGGGGMGLVWRARDRVLHREVAVKEVRPSDPGLAEHDPAAAAALAARVLREARALARLAHPNVVTIHHVVEAAGPDAPYPWIVMELVTGGSLQERLGRGPLGPAEAAALGRGLLAGLRAAHAAGVQHRDVKPPNVLLRPDGTPVLTDFGIASLHGATALTPTGAAIGTPDYMAPERVRGEDGGPAADLWSLAMTLYVAVEGHNPFRRAHTLATLAAVLAEDVPPPRHAGPLGPVLMAVLVRDPAARPDAAELDRLLAEVAAGAPRDAGPRDAAPPREPEPTSYRLAPPAPPLPSDPPAAAPRGPGGPRRARVLLAAGVALALAGGGVTWALWPEDKTGRDARGAGGPSASSTPPPTSASPSGGAGPKFVIGVKADQPGLSAKGPDGTYTGFEVAVATYVARALKHDPADIVWKEVASSERETVLGNGTVDMVVATYTVDDRREELVDFAGPYLVAHQDVLVRSEDTAVRTPGDLAARRVCAATGSSSYLTVRQVAPAALLTGSPSYGQCVSGLASGQFDAVTTDDALLAGYAAQEPYQGRFRLAGLDLTEERYGIGLPEGSPLRGRVQSAIAAMVSDGSWAKALREHLPLIEPEPSSLKS, encoded by the coding sequence GTGGTGGACGGACGGTTCGAGCTGGTGGACCGGCTCGGCGGCGGCGGTATGGGGCTCGTGTGGCGGGCCCGCGACCGGGTGCTGCACCGCGAGGTGGCGGTCAAGGAGGTCCGGCCCTCCGACCCCGGCCTCGCCGAGCACGACCCGGCGGCGGCCGCCGCGCTGGCCGCCCGCGTCCTGCGCGAGGCCCGGGCGCTCGCCCGGCTCGCCCACCCCAACGTCGTCACCATCCACCACGTCGTCGAGGCGGCCGGTCCCGACGCCCCGTACCCCTGGATCGTGATGGAGCTGGTCACCGGCGGCTCCCTCCAGGAGCGGCTCGGCCGGGGACCGCTCGGACCGGCCGAGGCCGCCGCCCTGGGGCGGGGCCTGCTCGCCGGGCTGCGGGCGGCCCACGCGGCGGGCGTCCAGCACCGCGACGTGAAGCCGCCGAACGTCCTGCTCCGCCCCGACGGCACCCCGGTCCTGACGGACTTCGGCATCGCGTCCCTGCACGGGGCGACCGCGCTCACGCCGACCGGTGCGGCGATCGGCACCCCCGACTACATGGCGCCGGAGCGCGTGCGCGGCGAGGACGGCGGGCCCGCCGCCGACCTGTGGTCGCTGGCGATGACGCTGTACGTGGCGGTGGAGGGCCACAACCCGTTCCGGCGCGCCCACACCCTGGCCACGCTCGCGGCCGTCCTCGCGGAGGACGTCCCGCCGCCGCGCCACGCGGGCCCGCTGGGCCCGGTGCTGATGGCCGTCCTGGTCCGCGACCCGGCCGCCCGCCCCGACGCGGCGGAGCTGGACCGGCTGCTGGCGGAGGTGGCGGCCGGAGCGCCGCGGGACGCCGGCCCGCGGGACGCCGCACCGCCCCGCGAGCCGGAGCCGACCTCGTACCGCCTCGCCCCGCCCGCCCCTCCCCTGCCCTCGGACCCGCCCGCCGCCGCCCCCCGCGGCCCCGGCGGGCCGCGGAGGGCGCGGGTCCTCCTCGCGGCCGGGGTCGCGCTCGCGCTGGCCGGCGGCGGGGTCACCTGGGCGCTGTGGCCCGAGGACAAGACCGGCCGGGACGCGCGGGGCGCCGGCGGCCCGTCCGCCTCCTCGACCCCTCCCCCGACGTCCGCCTCGCCCTCCGGGGGCGCCGGGCCGAAGTTCGTCATCGGCGTCAAGGCCGACCAGCCGGGCCTCAGCGCGAAGGGTCCGGACGGCACGTACACCGGTTTCGAGGTGGCCGTGGCGACGTACGTGGCCCGCGCGCTGAAGCACGACCCCGCCGACATCGTGTGGAAGGAGGTCGCGAGCTCCGAGCGGGAGACGGTGCTCGGCAACGGCACCGTGGACATGGTGGTGGCGACGTACACGGTCGACGACCGCCGGGAGGAACTGGTCGACTTCGCCGGGCCGTACCTGGTGGCCCATCAGGACGTGCTGGTGAGGAGCGAGGACACCGCGGTGCGGACCCCCGGCGACCTCGCGGCGAGGAGGGTGTGCGCGGCCACCGGCTCCAGCTCCTACCTCACCGTCCGCCAGGTCGCCCCCGCCGCGCTGCTCACGGGGTCCCCCTCGTACGGGCAGTGCGTCTCCGGCCTGGCGAGCGGGCAGTTCGACGCGGTCACCACCGACGACGCCCTCCTCGCGGGCTACGCGGCCCAGGAGCCCTACCAGGGGAGGTTCCGGCTCGCGGGCCTCGACCTGACCGAGGAGCGGTACGGCATCGGCCTGCCCGAGGGCAGCCCGCTGCGGGGCCGCGTGCAGTCGGCGATCGCGGCGATGGTCTCCGACGGATCGTGGGCGAAGGCGCTGCGCGAGCACCTGCCGCTGATCGAGCCGGAGCCCTCCTCCCTGAAGAGCTGA
- a CDS encoding GNAT family N-acetyltransferase, which produces MSVADTTAVRVRPVRKEDFDQWRALYRGYAEFYRVEQTEEAARLVWSWLHDPAHEVNGLVAEGADGRLVGLAHFRPFARPLAASVGGWLDDLFVDPASRGTGAADLLLAALRRIGAERGWSVVRWITADDNHRARSKYDQVATRTMWITYDMATEA; this is translated from the coding sequence ATGTCCGTCGCCGACACCACCGCCGTCCGGGTCCGTCCGGTCCGAAAGGAGGACTTCGACCAGTGGCGCGCCCTGTACCGGGGGTACGCCGAGTTCTACCGGGTCGAGCAGACCGAGGAGGCCGCGCGGCTCGTCTGGTCCTGGCTCCACGACCCGGCCCACGAGGTGAACGGGCTGGTCGCGGAGGGCGCCGACGGCCGGCTCGTCGGGCTCGCGCACTTCCGGCCGTTCGCCCGTCCGCTCGCGGCGAGCGTCGGCGGCTGGCTCGACGACCTGTTCGTCGACCCGGCGAGCCGCGGCACCGGCGCGGCGGACCTGCTGCTGGCCGCGCTGCGCCGGATCGGCGCGGAGCGCGGCTGGAGCGTGGTCCGCTGGATCACGGCCGACGACAACCACCGCGCCCGCTCCAAGTACGACCAGGTGGCCACGCGCACGATGTGGATCACGTACGACATGGCCACCGAGGCCTGA